In Pseudoalteromonas sp. MM1, a single window of DNA contains:
- a CDS encoding GAF domain-containing protein — protein MQKHDFYQSLVKQTESLIAGESNVIANMANISALLFTSLEDVNWAGFYFMDSPSELVLGPFQGNPACIRIPVGKGVCGTAAATLKTQLIEDVHAFEGHIACDAASNSEIVVPIMKNDKIVAVLDIDSPTIGRFDTDDQAGLEALVKCLEASL, from the coding sequence ATGCAAAAGCACGATTTTTACCAGTCATTAGTTAAGCAAACTGAATCACTAATTGCTGGTGAATCTAATGTCATTGCTAATATGGCTAACATAAGTGCGCTATTATTTACCTCATTAGAAGATGTAAATTGGGCGGGCTTTTACTTTATGGATTCGCCAAGTGAATTAGTGCTTGGGCCTTTTCAAGGTAATCCAGCGTGTATACGTATCCCTGTTGGAAAAGGGGTGTGTGGTACGGCTGCAGCAACATTAAAAACTCAACTAATTGAAGATGTACATGCGTTTGAAGGCCATATAGCTTGCGATGCAGCGTCTAACTCTGAGATTGTTGTACCTATCATGAAAAATGATAAAATAGTTGCTGTTCTTGATATCGATAGCCCAACTATTGGTCGATTTGATACTGATGACCAAGCAGGTCTTGAAGCATTAGTTAAATGCTTAGAGGCAAGCTTATAA
- the prc gene encoding carboxy terminal-processing peptidase, with translation MSKKFTLIPLVAALFSGSLFASVEAAKLEDLPVLKQESQHGTASKRVANLFARSHYTPVRFNDALSSKVYDRYIESLDFNKSVFLASDIAAFEKYRNDFDNAITTGKLGFTFDIFNLSLKRRFERYDYSLSLLDKEMTFDKDDEYFFDREDSAWPASQAELDEIWRERVKYDALRLKMTGKDWEGIKEVLTKRYKNAQKRLVQTNSEDAFQIVMNSLARSIEAHTSYLSPRRAEQFKMDMDLELEGIGAVLSPDEDYTVIRSLVPGGPADKTEQLKADDKIIGVAQDQKEFVDVIGWRLDDVVDLIKGPKGTKVRLQYLKGSDAHGTPKVVEITRDKIRLEDRAAKSEVFEASYSNLTSKIGVIEIPGFYNNLSKDVKVELAKLKEENVDGIIIDLRQNGGGSLYEATQLSGLFFDQGPVVQIHTLNNRIEEQKDRDGITYYDGPLTVLVDRYSASASEIFAAAMQDYGRAVIIGEQTFGKGTVQQHKGLGRAYDLYDNDLGSVQYTIAKFYRINGGSTQHKGVIPDISFPSAIDPAEWGESKQDNALPWDSIVRAKYNKQGNLTPVITYLEKQHEVRIKSEPEFSYVFDDIARYNEEKDRKTISLVEADRIKEKDENEARTLARTNERLKRLGKEPIENLDDVPEIIEELDPFLEEAALITQDYINFGRIAKK, from the coding sequence ATGAGTAAAAAGTTTACGCTCATTCCGTTAGTTGCTGCCCTGTTTTCGGGTTCTTTATTCGCTTCAGTTGAAGCGGCAAAACTTGAAGACTTGCCTGTACTTAAACAAGAAAGTCAACATGGCACTGCCAGCAAACGAGTGGCTAACTTATTTGCTCGTTCACACTATACACCGGTTCGATTTAACGATGCGCTTTCTAGTAAAGTGTACGATCGTTATATCGAATCCCTTGATTTTAATAAAAGTGTGTTTTTAGCAAGCGACATTGCTGCGTTTGAAAAATACCGCAACGATTTTGATAATGCGATTACCACTGGCAAGTTAGGTTTTACGTTTGATATTTTTAACTTAAGCTTAAAGCGCCGCTTTGAACGTTATGATTACTCTTTATCACTTCTAGATAAAGAAATGACGTTTGATAAAGACGACGAATACTTTTTTGACCGTGAAGATTCAGCATGGCCAGCATCACAAGCTGAGCTTGATGAAATTTGGCGTGAACGCGTTAAATACGATGCTTTACGTTTAAAAATGACCGGTAAAGATTGGGAAGGGATTAAAGAGGTTCTTACCAAGCGTTATAAAAATGCACAAAAACGGTTAGTACAAACCAATTCAGAAGATGCATTTCAAATTGTGATGAATTCGCTAGCGCGAAGCATTGAGGCGCATACGTCGTACTTATCACCGCGCCGTGCTGAACAATTTAAAATGGATATGGACTTAGAGCTTGAGGGCATTGGTGCTGTTTTAAGCCCAGATGAAGATTACACCGTTATTCGCAGCTTAGTACCAGGTGGCCCAGCCGATAAAACAGAGCAGCTAAAAGCTGACGATAAAATAATTGGCGTTGCTCAAGATCAAAAAGAGTTTGTTGATGTTATTGGCTGGCGTTTAGACGATGTTGTTGATTTAATCAAAGGCCCAAAAGGCACTAAGGTACGTTTACAGTATCTTAAAGGTTCTGATGCGCATGGTACGCCTAAAGTCGTTGAGATCACTCGTGATAAAATTCGTTTAGAAGATAGAGCCGCAAAATCGGAAGTATTTGAAGCAAGTTACTCCAATTTAACTTCAAAAATTGGTGTTATAGAAATACCTGGTTTTTACAACAACCTTTCAAAAGACGTTAAAGTTGAACTAGCCAAACTTAAAGAAGAAAACGTAGACGGTATTATTATTGATTTGCGCCAAAATGGCGGTGGATCATTATATGAAGCTACACAGTTATCAGGCCTCTTTTTTGACCAAGGTCCGGTTGTACAAATTCATACATTAAATAACCGAATTGAAGAGCAAAAAGACCGTGACGGAATTACCTATTATGATGGCCCATTAACAGTTTTAGTTGATCGTTACAGTGCTTCTGCCTCTGAAATTTTTGCCGCCGCAATGCAAGACTATGGCCGCGCGGTTATTATTGGCGAGCAAACCTTTGGTAAGGGAACGGTTCAGCAGCACAAAGGATTAGGCCGTGCGTATGATTTATACGACAACGATTTAGGTAGCGTGCAATACACTATTGCTAAATTTTACCGCATAAACGGCGGCAGTACTCAGCATAAAGGGGTTATTCCCGATATTTCATTCCCTTCAGCGATAGACCCAGCAGAATGGGGCGAGAGCAAGCAAGATAATGCATTGCCGTGGGACAGCATAGTTCGAGCTAAGTATAATAAGCAGGGTAATTTAACGCCTGTAATCACTTATCTTGAAAAACAGCACGAAGTACGTATTAAGTCAGAGCCAGAGTTTAGTTACGTATTTGATGATATTGCCCGTTACAACGAAGAAAAAGATCGCAAAACTATTTCTTTAGTTGAAGCAGACCGTATTAAAGAAAAAGATGAAAACGAAGCACGTACTCTAGCGCGCACTAATGAGCGCTTAAAGCGTTTAGGTAAAGAGCCAATAGAAAACCTAGATGATGTACCTGAGATAATTGAAGAGCTTGACCCTTTCTTAGAAGAGGCAGCACTGATCACTCAAGATTACATTAACTTTGGCCGTATCGCTAAAAAATAA
- the proQ gene encoding RNA chaperone ProQ, with protein METTNKLKDINEVLEFLYQEFPQCFKQKDGIKPLKVGIFKDIAERIEGSEKVSKTQVRQALRKYTSNWRYLEAVTKSEFRIDLDGNQGEKVEQEHIDHAQKALEESRAKMAKRKKQQRPRQDSDSKSFKKKPAHSSKNNAQANKPAKAAPAKRSGKVEPLPESEVKVNNKVKVKLGQALVNAVITEVNKDEVHVELVTGMQVKTKADSLYII; from the coding sequence ATGGAAACCACAAACAAGCTAAAAGATATTAATGAAGTGCTGGAATTTCTTTATCAAGAATTTCCACAATGTTTTAAACAAAAAGACGGTATTAAACCGCTTAAAGTCGGTATTTTTAAAGATATTGCCGAGCGTATCGAAGGGTCTGAAAAAGTAAGTAAGACTCAAGTACGTCAAGCGCTTAGAAAATACACGTCTAACTGGCGTTATTTAGAAGCTGTGACTAAGTCAGAGTTTCGTATTGATCTTGATGGTAATCAAGGTGAAAAAGTTGAGCAAGAGCACATTGACCACGCTCAAAAAGCACTAGAAGAAAGCCGTGCTAAAATGGCAAAACGCAAAAAACAACAGCGTCCTCGCCAAGATTCAGATTCTAAATCTTTCAAGAAAAAACCAGCCCACTCTAGCAAAAACAATGCACAAGCTAACAAACCAGCTAAAGCAGCCCCTGCTAAACGTTCAGGAAAAGTTGAACCTTTACCTGAAAGTGAGGTCAAGGTTAATAACAAGGTTAAGGTAAAACTTGGCCAAGCACTTGTAAATGCGGTAATTACTGAAGTAAACAAAGACGAAGTCCATGTTGAATTAGTAACAGGCATGCAAGTTAAAACCAAAGCTGACAGCTTATACATTATTTAA